The Mesorhizobium sp. B2-8-5 genome segment GTCGAGAATACCGGCATGTTCAGTCGCCATCGCTACCAAATCCGTTCGTTAACGCGCCTCGGCGCCAAGTTTACGGTGGCTTTACCAGATTCCTGAACCGGCCGGTAACCACACCAAAAGGTTTACTGACAAAGCGGCATTTTACGCATTCCGATTCATGCTTTGCTTGCCGCTGCGCGCCAAGGATCGCGAAGCCGAGGCCCCGCCCGGACGAGTTCGACGATCAAGGTGCGTTCCGATGAAGACAGCGTTTTGTTCCCTGCTTGGCGCGGTGGCCATTCTTGCCGCCGGCGCCACGACCTCCCTTGCCAATGACCGCTATGCCGACATGCCGCCGGTCATGGTGAGCCCCGACCTTTCGGCGCCCTGGGTGCTGCAGCTTGGCCGTGCGCCGGGCATCATGCGCCCGGCCCGGCAGGCAACGCAGCAGCCGCTGCGCCGCCTGTTCGAGGCGCAGCCCGACCGGCAGCGCACGGCGGCAGTGCAGCAGCCGGCCAAACGCATGGTGATGCGGCCACAGATCAACCCGATCTACCTGCCGCAGGAAGTCGCCTATGATGGGCCGGCGAAGCCGGGCACCATCATCATCGATACGCATCAGAACTTCCTTTTCCTGGTCGAGAAGAACGGCAAGGCGCGGCGCTACGGCGTCGGCACCGGCAAACCGGGCTTCGAATGGTCGGGCACGCACAAGATCACCGATAAGAAGGTGTGGCCGGACTGGCGTCCGCCGGCGGAGATGATCAAGCGCGAGGCGGCCAAGGGCCGCTACCTGCCGACTTACCTGGCCGGCGGCATCGAGAACCCGCTCGGCGCGCGCGCGCTCTATCTCGGCACCACCGAATACCGCATCCATGGCACCAACCAGCCTTGGACGATCGGCGGCGCGGTGTCTTCCGGCTGTATCCGCATGCGCAACGAGGACGTCGTCGACCTTTACGAGCGCGTCAATGTCGGAACCACGGTCGAGGTGATATAGTCGCAGCGAATCAGCCGGTTAGACGGCGCAGCGCTTTTAGTCTCCTGCTGTTGCCGCCAAGTCATAGTACGATCCCGCGGGATGTGCTTAAACCGATGACAGAGTTTACGGGGGACGGGCCGTGTGGGGATACGGCCGGTCGCGAAGGGGCAGCGCGGGCAATCGCGCTGCCCTTTTCATTTTTTGAGTTTTTCTTCTGATGCAGGGCGCGGTAAGTCGCCCCGAAAGCAGGCGGTTTCGCTTTCGGGGCTGATTTCCCGGCGCTCCTCTGCTATTGCAGCGCACAAATCTTGATAGTCACGCAATTCCGGACGGCAGCGCGCCTTTCCTTGAATTGCCTCAGAAGGCAGAGGTGCCAGCCATGACCCGGACTGACGACAGCCGCTACCTGAAAGGCGGCCCGGTCGCCCAGCGCATCATCGCTTCGGTGCGCGACGACGCAGCGATCGCCACGGCCGAAGGTTTCCCGCCGAAGCTGGTCTCGATCACCGTCGGCGATACCGCAGCGGTCGATGTCTATGTGCGCAACCAGCGCGCCAAGGCAGCCCTTGCCGGCATCTCCTTCGAGGAGCGGCGCTTTTCCGCCGAAATCACAGCCGGCGAGCTGGAAGCCGCGATCCACGGCCTCAATGCCGATCCGCGCGTCACCGGCATCATCATCCAGCGGCCGGTGCCGGCGCATATCCCGATCAAGACGCTGCAGGCGGCGGTGCATCCGCTGAAGGACGTCGAAGGCATGCACCCGGCCTCGATCGGCAACATCGTCTACAACCAGCTCGACCTGGCGCCCTGCACGGCGGCGGCCTCGGTCGAACTGCTCAAGGAGACCGGCCTCGAGCTTAAGGGGCTCGAAGTGGTCGTCGTCGGCCATTCCGAGATCGTCGGCAAGCCGATCGCCTTCCTGTTGATGAGCGAGGGCGCGACGGTGACGGTGTGCCACCACATGACGCGCTCGCTGGCCGCCCATGCGCGGCGCGCCGATGCGCTGTTCGTCGCCGTCGGCAAGCCGCGGCTGATCAAGGCCGACATGGTGAAACCGGGTGCCGCCGTCATCGACATCGGCATCAATTCCGAGGTCGGGCCCGACGGCGAAACCCGTATTGTCGGCGACGTCGACACCGACAGCGTCAAGGAAGTGGCTTCCTGGATCACGCCGGTGCCCGGCGGCGTCGGCCCGCTGACGGTCGCGATCCTCTTGCGCAACACCATGGTGGCGCTCAACCGCCAGCGCGCGCTCTACCGCGCGACCTACGGCGTGCCGGATCAACTCGCGGCGGAATAGTTATTCCGCGGCGATCAAACCGCTGTCGGAAACGCCTTCCGGCTTCGGACCGCCATAGGCCCAGTCGAGCAATTTGACCGTGTGCACCACCGGCAGCTTCGCGGCGGAGGCTATCTGGGTGATGCAGCCGATATTGCCGGTGGCGACGATTTCCGCGCCTGTCGCCTCGATGTTTTTCACCTTGCGGTCGCGCAGCTTGGCGGAAATCTCGGGCTGCAGGATGTTGTAGGTGCCGGCCGAGCCGCAGCACAGATGCCCCTCGCGCGGCTCGCGCACGACGAAGCCCGCCTTGGTGAGAAGCTCCTTCGGCTGGCGCGTGATCTTCTGTCCATGCTGCATCGAGCAGGCAGAGTGATAGGCGACGACCGTGCCCGGCTTGCGCAGCGGCTCCGGCAGGTCGAGCGCGGCAAGATATTCGGTGACGTCTTTTGCGAGAGCCGAGACGCGCGCGGCCTTTTCGGCATAGGCGGGATCGAGGCGCAGCATGAAGCCATAGTCCTTGATGGTGGTGCCGCAGCCCGACGCGGTGATGATGATGGCATCGAGGCCACCTTGGTCGATGGCGCGCGTCCAGGCATCGACATTCCGCCTCGCCGAGGCAAGGGCCTGATCCTCGCGGCCCA includes the following:
- a CDS encoding L,D-transpeptidase, which produces MKTAFCSLLGAVAILAAGATTSLANDRYADMPPVMVSPDLSAPWVLQLGRAPGIMRPARQATQQPLRRLFEAQPDRQRTAAVQQPAKRMVMRPQINPIYLPQEVAYDGPAKPGTIIIDTHQNFLFLVEKNGKARRYGVGTGKPGFEWSGTHKITDKKVWPDWRPPAEMIKREAAKGRYLPTYLAGGIENPLGARALYLGTTEYRIHGTNQPWTIGGAVSSGCIRMRNEDVVDLYERVNVGTTVEVI
- a CDS encoding bifunctional 5,10-methylenetetrahydrofolate dehydrogenase/5,10-methenyltetrahydrofolate cyclohydrolase; this encodes MTRTDDSRYLKGGPVAQRIIASVRDDAAIATAEGFPPKLVSITVGDTAAVDVYVRNQRAKAALAGISFEERRFSAEITAGELEAAIHGLNADPRVTGIIIQRPVPAHIPIKTLQAAVHPLKDVEGMHPASIGNIVYNQLDLAPCTAAASVELLKETGLELKGLEVVVVGHSEIVGKPIAFLLMSEGATVTVCHHMTRSLAAHARRADALFVAVGKPRLIKADMVKPGAAVIDIGINSEVGPDGETRIVGDVDTDSVKEVASWITPVPGGVGPLTVAILLRNTMVALNRQRALYRATYGVPDQLAAE